In Thermodesulfovibrionales bacterium, the genomic window CGAACGCACTTCTCAGCGCGCTGTTTGCAGCCACTCCACCCGAGAGGGTGACCCTTCCGACCCGTTCCTTCCGGATGGCCCACTCGGTCTTTCTCACGAGGACGTCGACCACCGCCTGCTGAAAGCTGGCGCAGACATCCTGCAGCCGAGTCTTATTCCCTTCCCGGTGATAGTTTGCGACCGCCGTCTTCAGGCCGCTGAAGCTGAAATCGAGG contains:
- a CDS encoding carbamoyltransferase N-terminal domain-containing protein; its protein translation is LDFSFSGLKTAVANYHREGNKTRLQDVCASFQQAVVDVLVRKTEWAIRKERVGRVTLSGGVAANSALRSAFVRMAQEREVKVFSPSVQLCTDNAAMIAAAGYHHFMENDTRGEDLNPVAYLPL